The candidate division WOR-3 bacterium genome includes a region encoding these proteins:
- a CDS encoding Omp28-related outer membrane protein has product MLDQICYDYAGYVVAVEWHVSSSYPLYSAEARAKWRMYPPPYNGSYATPWLWVDGRQRGYNYNLWRNYVASQISVPTPVLITLSGNYDPATREGEIKALIQNDSTEDLTARVSVVVTEDSIYYAAPNGDPWHNHVCRDYIPDQTGTVLTIPAGAADSVILPFTINSNWNEEKCKIVVYAQSTEMVPADSSYPAYQGAEVNILDLVGIQEKKAYNLKPQLRIIPNPVRTKAELLFNAQPGTPYQLLLHSPDGRLLKKFSGIASGETKLRIEKRLNSGIYLYRLTLNQSTFSGKLIVAQ; this is encoded by the coding sequence GTGCTGGACCAGATTTGCTATGACTATGCCGGCTATGTGGTTGCGGTAGAATGGCATGTCAGTTCATCCTATCCGCTCTACTCTGCCGAGGCAAGGGCAAAATGGCGGATGTATCCTCCGCCCTACAACGGCTCCTATGCCACACCCTGGCTCTGGGTTGATGGCAGACAGCGCGGCTACAACTACAACCTCTGGCGCAACTATGTTGCCAGCCAGATTTCGGTCCCAACCCCGGTCCTGATTACCCTTTCTGGAAATTACGACCCAGCAACCCGCGAAGGTGAAATCAAAGCATTGATTCAGAACGACTCCACCGAAGACCTGACCGCCCGTGTCTCGGTTGTTGTTACAGAAGACTCCATCTACTATGCTGCACCCAACGGCGACCCCTGGCACAACCATGTCTGCCGCGACTACATCCCTGACCAGACCGGAACGGTCCTGACAATCCCTGCCGGTGCTGCTGATTCGGTAATCCTGCCATTTACCATCAACTCCAACTGGAACGAGGAAAAGTGCAAGATTGTTGTCTATGCCCAGAGCACCGAAATGGTTCCTGCCGACTCATCCTATCCTGCCTATCAGGGCGCTGAGGTGAATATCCTTGACCTGGTGGGAATACAGGAGAAAAAAGCGTATAACCTCAAACCGCAACTGCGCATTATTCCTAACCCGGTTCGGACCAAAGCCGAGCTTCTCTTCAACGCCCAGCCAGGCACACCCTATCAACTCCTCCTCCATTCTCCTGATGGCAGACTCCTGAAAAAATTCTCTGGGATTGCGTCAGGTGAAACCAAACTGCGCATAGAAAAAAGGCTTAACTCTGGCATCTACCTCTACCGCCTTACCCTCAACCAGTCAACATTCAGCGGCAAACTTATCGTAGCCCAATAA